The following is a genomic window from Pieris rapae chromosome 24, ilPieRapa1.1, whole genome shotgun sequence.
aagGCTGCATTTAACATTGATGGGATTTATGAAGAATGTAAAACTAAGTTAGCTGCTAAATCTAAGAAGACTGAAAAAGTCGAATAATTTCTTAACTTATTCaaccgtttttttttttaactgacttctttcacatatttttgtctttgacttatttaatttacctgATGTTCAAACCCCATATAACGATTATTGTCgtttatgttttattcttgataagggagcgttcaagtcGTCCACCAAATAGTAacgcgtttatttatttatatttcttttgaattaaataatataatccaaGATTGTGAAACTAATATAATACGatactatgtaataataaaaaaaaatttttttattaaaataacaaaactatcTTAAGAAACTGGAGCGCACTTCATTCGCAGGAATGACGTTATAGCTTTCGCTTTGTCACGTGACCATTTTGGTACACATTCGTTTGACGTTAATGGTCAGACGGAGACGGCGATTTTGTCTATAGCCCAGGTTATTGACCCTTGGGGTCTAGTCAAGACggcttaacagtagtgtatgtaggaagtcgaaaactaaatctgtatgaaaatgacagtgtCGACAGTTGGTAccaactactactactacatacactactgttaagctgtcttgactagacccccttgaatgtaaaaaaaaggtataattgagtattgacaattgacataataGAGTCATACGCGCCAAGTCACTGCATTTTTAGCCTgtgttaaattagattttgtttaacggaaataattaaattttatttaaacaataatatatttacatattgattgtgattgttattttaatgattaggTATCATAGTCAAGAAGCCGCTTAACTGAGATCTGATTATTGTTAATACACcagtttgtattataatttttattttatttatatttagtcgTAGATAAAAAATGGATCACTTGCACGGTTTTAACTGATGTAGACTCTTTTCATTAAAAGTAAACAACTAGAGAGAAAGATATAAAAGAGTagtttagtataattatataagtacttgttttataaacaaagttaGTGTAAATAAGATACCTGTTGCAAGCTTTGTGttcatagtttaataaattaacataataatatgtggtgtttaattgtcatagtAGTTAGAAAAATTTTACCcgtcaatattattttgttcagCAAAGGGTGGATctcaaaaactactgaacTGATTTTTATGCTTTTAGAATTCTATGAAAATGTCAATATAAGTTTCTGAGAATCTTGGACAAATACATAGTAAGCATACATAAACCAGTGGGGCTACCACCAgaactatgtatatatattcatgatcatttgtcaaccTACTATCCAACTAGATGATTTTACAACtatgcctgacatacgccgaacctttttttcttgttcttcttcaCTGTTCGAACGAccgttaaatgtgcacatatgTGAAAGAAAGCGCACATACGAACCTGGGATCGGATCTACGACCGAAGCCATTAGGTCAacacttaaataaatcatacacaaaaaattataagtaacgaaacacacaaaataataatagtataaaaaaaggaataagATACAACTTGagtgtgtaatgtgtgtgCGTTATGATTGTAACTGGCCCTGACTCAGCATAATTCTATGGAGCAGATGTATcacacagcgctggtcattctgttAGAGACCACGACGGTTAGTTAGGGCCCCAGGCCAACTATAACACGGTCATTGTAATTTTACCCTAAAATTGAGAAACAAACGCgcaaaattgttttagatttAACACCTAGAAGCTGTACATTAAGCCTTGACTTATCTTACCATGAAACTCAATGTCAATCACTGtacacataaaaaacaaaatatgtgataaacttttatttaaactcaaaTTCAGACTAGATTCTCACAATgacaaaactatattaaattaatttaattaaaatgatattatatttgttacataaataatatatattaattaaggtacatttttaatggatgaataatttttattactcagGTGTGACAAATATTATACCgtacaaaacatttaacaaacaaaatcaacATAGATAGGgaacatttcatatatttcaattcTCATCCAcaacatatataaatctatagaGAATGAttctataacaaataatatattattttctatttgaatACTTTTGTCTATGGTATATGACCCCAAATACATAGCCACCTTGGATTGTTATACACAATTTGCATCCAATTATATGGTCTGGCAACACCTATGACCAAAATTCTATTTGCCTCACATTTGAATTAAAGATGGCACCTTCACAATACAAATGTATCAAAAACCACATctaaaaaatttagaaatttaaaaaagcgtGGTTTTTCTTCAACTCTTGTTGATGTAATTTTTCCTTTTGGTTTAGTAactgcaaaaaaaattgttgtatttaGTGAATACTTAGTAGtacagtaaatataattgcaggctttatcatatttattatataaaacttgaatcaaataaatacataataaataataagagtgttcatgggcggcggtatcacttaacatcaggtgagcctcctgcccgtttgccccctgttttataaaaaaaaaatactggaaAGTTATTTGTACACTGTTTAAGTATACCAGCTAATTCCAAAGATTTACACACCACTTGTTACCTATTTGGTAGCAAATATGAACTttatagaggacaaatctttatttttaattatttttattattctttattactcagtatgtcatatggaacatggtgtagtggttgcagctccttacatacattgtgtaaaaaaaaacttggcgattaaaaagagtggcggacagtttattgccagttcttctcttccgttctatgcccttgatttgagaactggcagtaaatgtaaaattaaattcatttaatatttctttttttttgacgttcataagtgtacattgttacctacatgaataaataaattttgattttgatttgatttgatttacaCGTACTTagctagaataaaaaaatagtactgTTTTTACATGCACCAATCAAAGATAAATATCTAAAGTAAAGTATTGACAtagtatcaaataaaatgttggtCATGAATAATGTGACCAGACATCCTGTTTTGAATGGGACTGTCCCCTTTCTAATTACAAGTCCCGGTGTCCCCAAAATGAACTGAAGTGTGTAAAAATAGATACACCTACCCATTGATTCCATTTTGacattattaaatcttatcaCATTGGCATCTCCATCTTCTTGAAAAACATTGATGCTGTATGTTGATACTGGGTGGGCTCCATGTCCATATACACCTATACCTgcaaaagtgtttttttttacttctctGCCATAGTACCACCCTATAAAAAACTATCAATTTTGCAACcgaaaaaatctatattttaataattacattgacTTTGTAGTAATACAAACACATTTGCACATTATGATTTCTGAATATACTGTATAATGTAACTagttttattagataaatCTACTTACCAATGGGTCTTGGGAAATCTGCAGGAATTTTGACAATATCAACACCAAAGCTTATAGAGCTGAAGTTATGTTTACCAAATTCATAGCTTGGTCTGAAaatggtttaatttattataaaccagAATTTAAACTTACAACCTAATTGTTTCAACTCAAACATCATAAGAcagtgttaatttaaaaaaataaatatttctataacatTCATATAGGAAagtataaactataattaaaataacaatcaaCTTCTAgtgtgtataatttaaaactgtacCTATATAAGGCCTAATAAACCTTTAATGACTTTCATTCATCAGTGATTTTTTTCACTAGCTGTACTAAATTAAAGAGTTTGTAACACACAGTAATCAACAATTATGCAGTTTGGttgaaacattataaaacaatgcTTGTATTCTAATAActcataacaaatatatttgtattataatattaagtagatTATAGATCTCTTGCCTTAAATTATCAGCTACATAAAGATCAGCATCCCCACTGAGAGAAGTTAATTCAACTCGTAGAGGCCCACTATGCCCCAGTTGCCAATAGGAGAAGTTACCAGCACCCACAACCCCAATAACTGTATCTAACAGCATGTTATCGATAAATGCCATATGAAAAACATTGCTCAATAATGACCACATACTCGAAGCAGTGATTATCGCAAGTAACACGAATATTATTTCACGGATCATATTTGTTGCAGTTTGAACTTTGCAAATTGCAGCCTGCAATGGAAAAAGCATGAATCTTCGGTTCGCTTGTAAATTGAGCACTCTCCATTCTCCAATCCACAAACGTGAGTCGTGAACGGTGAAACGAATTattcaatttgattttttttttgctctaacacggtttgtgcattagccagcgtcaagtatgggattttaataattcgttgttttaattattcacagtttatgcataataaaaaactaaggaAACCAATCGctacataacataaataattgaaagcgcattaaatttacaaaaaaatcagaataattaataatggaataaaaaaatcaaaattatagtttaatgttattatttacaataaacatacttttaaTACTATAAACAAGGAGATTTAAATCTCgaagaagtaaataaatattggtaggGAGGGGAATGGACAGAGaaactaaagaagttttagtttagtttaagtAAGGAAGAATGGTCATACTTAggacaagaaaagaaaacatgatTCAAGTCAGAATAGCTCTCGCCACACTCACATGCGATACTAGTTACGATACCGAGTTTGTGCAAATGAATTGGAAGGCTGTTATGTCCCTGACGCATACGGATTATAGCAGAAGTGGCAGTTTTACCAAGCGACAATTTGGCAAACCACGGGTTCATGGGAACGGGAGACTGTACCTATAGCATACAAGAAACGACCCTTACTCCGGCCGTTCTCTTCCCAACACATGTGCCACGATTTGTGGAGATATATGCCGGGCAAAACAGCAAGATCATGGCAAAAaattttttgagttttaaaCATAACACATATTCAAGAGCCTTTAGAAGTCCAAAACATTCACCGGTAAAGATAGATGATTCTggaggtaatttaattttctgaacTATGTTGTACTGTTTGTGATACACTCCAACACCAACACtcccattgaagtatttagATGCCAAGAAAAGAATGGTTTTAGTTTCTGTAGCGAAgtgtcaaataatattatatattccaaTAGGAATAggccgtggggttcaagtgcacaggcgcttattaaagatttatattggCACCTAGTTGATAATATCGGTGACCTCAGAGGTGGTATGGTATTAAGTATGTATtacaatacagcgaggaaatgctgccagcgtcaAAGGTGCACTGCCACGGGgaccaaactatttaatttctttttattttatttttaattatttttattactttgtgggttaagaaaattgtataaactgttaaaaataaatagaatattatattatatattatatctgttAGGTGAAATATTCACGAAATACGGGATTTTTAGTCGTATAGCCAATTTTCGTATTTGAAAGTTTGCAACACCGATTCTATTCTTgggataaaaaaatgtttttggtGTCATGTTAAATTCGACGATTTAAATGTCACTGTCAGCCTATGTGACGTTTTAACTCATATACTAATGATATCTTAAAATCTGTGCcaagtatttactattttgaAAACAgtgtaacaatttaaaattattttttattcctgtATTCTTACAGTATAGTTTTTCAAAATGAATAAGGTAGGTGTCGTCCAATCTTTCTGTTACtgactgtttttattaattacattaattaggTTCTACTTTTTAGAAAACTAGGGTAACACAAGAGCAAAGAAAAGTATTGCTAGAATTTATGATGGACCACCCGGACGTTTCACAAGGTCGCGTTCCAGGTGCTGAAAATGCGCGAAAGAAAGACGAATTAATAAAAGAGTTGGCCCGGCATCTGAATGCATTGGAGTCCGGAGCCACCAAAACCCCAGAAAAATGGTGGAAAGTATGTTGTAACTTTGTTATTCTattgaaaaagtttattttataagcataTTAAAACCATAAGTAAACAAACCAACCCTTCTTGTTATAGTGCTGGCTGGACTGGCGGTCAGACACCAAATCCAAAGCACTCCGAATAAAAAAGTACTTGGAGGGAACTGGTGGTAAACATATCCCTGCACCACTATCAAAGTTAGAAGAGATTCTTCTTGAATTTTCCGGAGTAGATCCACTGATGGTAATTCATCAACTCtttgtttacaatatttttataagtacattaattaattcatgaaattttttgcaatacatttttttatttatatatattttatatatactcaGGCAACCAAACAAGACACGGATTATGCATCTGATTGTGCTTCAGAGCCACAAATGGATTTTGAATCTACTGAAGTTTTCAACACTTTAGAAGAGTGGTGCAACAGTAAAAGTAtgtaatctttatattttgattctgATAACAAAAtagttgttaaattttaaatcattattatatatattaaatagtaattaattatacctACTTTCTTACATACaagataacaaaatattggAAATGGACATAAAAGATGAGTGCAACAGGCTTTAAGTAGGctgttaagtaatttaagtataaaagagaaatataaataacaataggaTTACATAAAGTACGGGATTATATTATACCTTAGTCAATAGTCTCCACCTTTGCTTTGATAGTCATACTATTGATTTGGGGTGACAAATATTACCCAATATTAAAAAGCCAAGGCAAtaacaaagttttaaattgttaagaaaaatttaatttagtataatttaaatgtaatttattataataatgaaggTTACATTAATATCATAAAACTACAATGCATTTGCAACTTGCATATCTAGTTAGTTCCCTgcttcttatattatttgtcaAATCAAAAATGTCAATGGTGCCAATAATGGTATGTAGtaatttatccctaatgggaaaggcaTAGGACTAGTCCATAGACCATACAGCTAGGTCTTGTTTTTGGTTAGTGTCAATAAGGTTCCTAAGACAGTCTGTGTCTTATGTCTGGTTATACcatatcaatattttgttagtgttTGACGAAATTCTTTGCGACAAACGCCGACTATTGTTCTTTTGTGTACGGTAATTGAGCAATAAGAGCTTTAGCTCTTTTTATGGTTGTATCAAACTTTTAGATAATATTCAAGTGCATTCAATAGGTGAGTCGTACTTGGTTAAAGACAGACCTAGTCTTAGGAGTACAGGTACTTAAAAGAACTAGTTACAAATACTAGTTCCACGAGTATTTAGTAAAATGTGACTGTGTGACCAAAATATAGGAATTAGTTATTAGTTAAGTACTCTTAGTATATGCTATTGGTCCACAAAGCACAGAAAATTTAACGTcgaaactaatataaataaagacctTTTTATAAagcatagattaaaaaaatacaatataggaattttaaatgtgttcaGAATAGgcagattttatattaataattatatctaaaataaaaaatacgccATATCAAAATTACTAACATAAGTCAAAACAAGAGTTGTCAAACTACTACATTGCCATATTGTTATAAGTTAACtcgatatattattgtattagcCCCGCAAGTTGATATTGCGATTGGCGGCAATCGACGTAGTCGACGCGACACCTGTCAGTACTGTTCGCAAGATCAAGCCGCGCTTTAATATTGCGACTGGCGGGCGGTGTCCACCTTActgactttatttattattattatatatgtaagcaatataattaatataagcaaTAACCCTATATTATAAACTCCTTTCACCAGTGGCAACACCTCACACGAAAAGAAGATTACCGATAGAGATTGACACAcctgcaaataaattaatgtatttttttttctgtctgTACTTTTCTGCGATAGATGACGTCACGCAGCTGTTATTGTGACAAGGTTCCATCGCAATATCATCGTGCGGGGCTATTACCTAATCTttcaaattattgttaaaacgaaaaaagtatttaaaaaattataattgaatatattttatgaaattgcaTAAGTAAACTACATATGTATTACGCATAAGgtagaaatttatttaggcTGCAAGGGTTTCACTCACGCATGTGTAAAAGAACGCGTCTTCCGCTTCAGAGTATTTCGTGTTGTGGATTGAAATAGCTGCAGTAAGTAGTGTGCCGATTCATTTAGCACTTTGCAACGGTTTCGTTAAACGCCTTAGTACTCAAATGTGGGACTTAGTGTTTACAAGTCTCAAGGGAAACCTAGTGAGTAGAGTATATCAAATCACAGGTTTTAAACCTGTGATTTGATATACTCCTTGTCGATGTTAGTTCCGCGCCGCGCCGCGAACggttgaaatattataaatagttgatagtattattcttatatcGAAGTTATACCAAGTTTAGGGCAACAAAAATGACgcctataatttaattatatttattattcacttAAGATTATTCAAATCCGAAGGTTAGATCAGCACAAGTCGATATAACCttgttattgaatatttatttatttggaaacaaaacagatacatctttacaatactacaaaatgaaacataaacataacattgaaaataaaacataaaacaaacactTTGGATGTATCCACAAAGGTTTCACTAAagatatgataatattatacaatgtaGCGATCGtcagaaaatgtattattaatttacttattttaaaagtaatatctataataaatcaataagtaTAATTGGAGATTTTCAAAAAACTAcagtttaatatagtttttaaaacgGTTGAATTTTTATCTCTCTTTCTCTTCTCTTATAcaacattgttatttttatataaaatagaccAGATTTTTAGGATAATCAATTtggtattaatttactttttccaaaattgtaaattaaaggAATCGTGTACTATGTAGtactatactatatacaaTACTACGTAGCTATGCAGGAGGAATTGAAATGATTTAGAGAAAATGAAGCTTGGGTAGTGGTGGGCAGGCCAAAGCAAGCTACAGTGGTTAAGTGTAAGTGggtgttaaagaaaaaagtgGACAGTGATGATAACATTATCTTATGTTATCATCACTGTCCACTTTTTTCTTGCTCGGTTAGTTGCTAAAGGTTTTACACAGAAAGCAGGAACAGACTATACAGAAACTTTTTTCTCCAGTGGTTCGTCACTTAACAATAATACTATTGTTTGCATTGAGTGTTAAATATAACCTAAATATAACTCACCTTGatttaacacaacatttttaaatgaagatgtataaatgtatttacctGAGAATTTTGAATGTTGTGATAGGAAGAACAGAGTGTTGAAACTAAATAGGACAATCTATGTAAGGAAACAATCAGCTAGGGCATTGTTTATAATCTTTTGGATATAGATTCAATAAAGATGAGATTTTTGTAGACCAAGAACAATTTGTAgatcatttgtttaaaaaatttaatatgaagaaTTCTAAACCAATCAGTACACAGATGGAGGTAAATTTATTCTATGCAGTATCCTTACCAGCAATTAATAGGGAGTTTGCTTTATCAATGTTAACCCATCcggatatattttattctgtttGTTATCtaagtaagtttaataataattatactgaaaCACATGAGACACAtcagtatttgttttaacacaGAAACTGCCCATACAGCTTATGTTTTTTATGagtatattatctttttcaaaaaaaacgAGTGTAGATCAAAGAACTaactaaagtaatattaagaaatattgtcTACATGTTGTTAagataatagttatttatatatttctaaattatacaataaaccATACCAGCAGGGTAATTAAAATTGGtttattgcaataatttttattacaaaaatataaataattttcaacatAAAATTGAACTgattctattaatattactattctACTGATTCAAACCAAGAAGTTCACAGTCAACAAACCATTGCCAAagcttttgataaaattaaaagtaacataaaaaaatgtatttcaatatacaattcttaaaaggccggcaacgcactcgcgagccctctggcattgagagtgtccatgggcggcggtataacttaacatcaggtgagcctcctgcccatttgccccctgttctataaaaaacaaattacattttatttcatagtagCAAAACAGgtccttatttaaatttcatgtaCCATTAACCATAACCATGTCAATGgtcatcaaataaataaataattaaagaatagATATGCCAATGACATGACATGGCTCAATGTCTGTACCAATATCagtgtttttattagtttcaaAATAACAATGCAACACAAAAATTACCGGCTCACCTTGCATGTTTATTATGTGCAGAGTGGGTTTTAATTCAAGTGAGCGAAACAGCTAGGGACagaaagtttattataattaaagtaactGAACATTCATTGTATATATGTCTGTCtgatgaaattataattttgggAGTTAGTTTCTATATAATCACAATATGTTAAAGGAACAAGTCTTGTTTcctcaataattattaaaaataaaagatttattttgcaCCAAtgactaaataaatttctt
Proteins encoded in this region:
- the LOC111001688 gene encoding UPF0669 protein C6orf120 homolog isoform X2, which codes for MIREIIFVLLAIITASSMWSLLSNVFHMAFIDNMLLDTVIGVVGAGNFSYWQLGHSGPLRVELTSLSGDADLYVADNLRPSYEFGKHNFSSISFGVDIVKIPADFPRPIGIGVYGHGAHPVSTYSINVFQEDGDANVIRFNNVKMESMVTKPKGKITSTRVEEKPRFFKFLNFLDVVFDTFVL
- the LOC111001688 gene encoding UPF0669 protein v1g209471 isoform X1, which produces MLFPLQAAICKVQTATNMIREIIFVLLAIITASSMWSLLSNVFHMAFIDNMLLDTVIGVVGAGNFSYWQLGHSGPLRVELTSLSGDADLYVADNLRPSYEFGKHNFSSISFGVDIVKIPADFPRPIGIGVYGHGAHPVSTYSINVFQEDGDANVIRFNNVKMESMVTKPKGKITSTRVEEKPRFFKFLNFLDVVFDTFVL